In a single window of the Desulfovibrio mangrovi genome:
- a CDS encoding DNA alkylation repair protein translates to MNDTPLADMTLISSLRRNLRDLAVPEDAAPMQAYMKSAMPFLGCKKPVRAQACKALFAARLPLSPAVLLDTVAVLWHEATHREERYCALSLLHHKKHAKHLHTPDARLLTLLEEMVVTGAWWDFVDELTHSFGSLLRHAGESMRPLLLDWAACDNMWKRRIAILCQLRFKELTDFAFMQACIEPSLPPSPMADEFFLRKGIGWALRDYAWSNPAAVAAYVQANEKRLSPLTRREALKRISK, encoded by the coding sequence ATGAATGACACCCCCCTTGCGGATATGACTCTCATCAGCAGCCTGCGCCGGAACCTGCGTGACCTTGCAGTGCCTGAAGACGCCGCCCCCATGCAGGCGTACATGAAGTCCGCCATGCCTTTTCTGGGCTGCAAGAAGCCGGTTCGCGCGCAGGCGTGCAAGGCGCTTTTCGCAGCCCGCCTGCCGCTGTCCCCTGCTGTCCTGCTGGATACCGTTGCCGTGCTGTGGCACGAGGCTACGCACAGGGAAGAACGCTACTGCGCATTGAGCCTGCTGCACCACAAGAAGCACGCGAAACATTTGCATACCCCTGACGCCCGCCTGCTGACCCTGCTGGAGGAAATGGTCGTAACCGGTGCGTGGTGGGACTTTGTGGATGAGCTGACGCACAGCTTCGGCTCGCTGTTGCGCCATGCCGGAGAGTCCATGCGCCCCCTGCTGCTGGACTGGGCCGCCTGCGACAACATGTGGAAGCGACGCATAGCCATTCTCTGCCAACTGCGCTTCAAGGAGCTTACGGATTTCGCCTTCATGCAGGCCTGCATAGAACCCAGCCTGCCGCCCTCGCCTATGGCGGACGAATTCTTTCTCCGCAAAGGCATCGGCTGGGCGCTGCGCGATTACGCCTGGAGCAACCCTGCTGCTGTCGCCGCCTATGTACAGGCCAACGAAAAGCGCCTCAGCCCGCTGACAAGGCGTGAGGCGCTGAAGCGTATCAGCAAATGA
- a CDS encoding substrate-binding periplasmic protein: MVGDSYGMELDEVIKKHLTVERTSNLRGNLEKLAAGRVDYVPYGRYSGLFEIERLGLGDRIRMLPVPLTSEGLYLAVSRDSRYAGEMEFIQQRLMQLLQNGTVQRLIDKAVQDYRSNMQH; encoded by the coding sequence GTGGTCGGCGATAGCTACGGTATGGAGCTGGACGAGGTCATCAAAAAACACCTGACGGTTGAAAGGACTTCCAACCTGCGTGGCAATCTGGAGAAGCTTGCTGCGGGGCGGGTGGACTATGTGCCCTATGGCCGGTATTCCGGCCTGTTTGAGATTGAGCGACTCGGGCTTGGAGACCGGATACGCATGCTGCCGGTGCCCTTGACCTCAGAAGGGCTCTATCTGGCGGTGTCCAGAGATTCCCGTTATGCGGGCGAGATGGAATTCATCCAGCAACGCCTGATGCAGTTGCTGCAGAATGGGACGGTGCAACGGCTTATAGACAAGGCCGTGCAGGACTATCGCAGCAACATGCAGCACTAG
- a CDS encoding substrate-binding periplasmic protein — MRLTVVLLLMFCFVCPAWGQEELRTSGNVNYPPSSWAHKGEMLGVGAEVVRAIFADRSVSVVSRDVGPWARVQYLAQTGKLDIVTTIYRTAERESYLLYTSMPYMSDENVIFVRKGNEFSFKTWEDLVGRMGGVWSAIATVWSWTRSSKNT, encoded by the coding sequence ATGAGACTGACTGTCGTTCTGCTGTTGATGTTCTGTTTCGTCTGTCCCGCTTGGGGGCAGGAAGAGCTGCGTACGTCGGGTAATGTCAATTATCCGCCTTCATCATGGGCACATAAGGGAGAAATGCTCGGTGTCGGTGCGGAGGTTGTACGCGCTATTTTTGCTGACCGCTCGGTCTCCGTTGTCTCCAGGGACGTCGGTCCGTGGGCACGGGTGCAGTATTTGGCCCAGACAGGCAAGCTTGATATCGTGACGACTATTTATCGCACGGCCGAGCGGGAATCCTACCTTCTGTATACCTCCATGCCATATATGTCCGATGAAAATGTCATTTTTGTCCGTAAGGGAAATGAGTTTTCCTTTAAAACATGGGAAGACCTTGTAGGAAGAATGGGGGGGGTGTGGTCGGCGATAGCTACGGTATGGAGCTGGACGAGGTCATCAAAAAACACCTGA
- a CDS encoding M48 family metallopeptidase, whose translation MTDFVSSSRSHVPAASPAQGESAGFRYYDGNSAQPYPVDIQSEARHLRILSPSGATMAIWARESIVLPDFMNPPYCLTHLQGGGDSGERLTVANKAAHARLEPFLRDIRKTARRSSLRRLLRAGAAIWVLGLLLWWVFPYATEAVVNMVPLEVERRLGEDVRDQVGVLLARKQDGNVSECDKAEGVGMLDALVGRLAAAEDSPYAFSVRVVDSGIVNAFAAPGGAILVTSGLIEKAESPEELAGVLAHEMGHVKERHGLRSMAGAYGLQLLAVLFSGNSSNMTGDTARGLAMYMTTSSWSREFERDADAHAFALLRKAGMSADGLIAFFQRLDKEAKEDDSFLPSLELLSSHPATEERIAMLQAMQREAGQNTDLNAGQRGELMSWARWQYIRNICD comes from the coding sequence ATGACGGATTTCGTATCTTCTTCCCGTTCCCATGTTCCGGCGGCTTCCCCTGCACAGGGGGAGTCTGCCGGATTCCGGTATTATGACGGAAATTCTGCGCAGCCATACCCGGTGGATATCCAGTCCGAGGCCAGGCATCTGCGCATCCTTTCGCCTTCAGGGGCGACCATGGCCATATGGGCCCGCGAAAGCATTGTTCTGCCGGACTTCATGAATCCGCCTTACTGCCTGACGCATCTGCAGGGCGGCGGGGATTCCGGCGAGCGCCTCACCGTGGCGAACAAGGCCGCACATGCCCGTCTGGAACCGTTTCTGCGGGATATCCGCAAAACGGCCCGCAGGTCTTCCCTGCGCAGGTTGTTGCGGGCAGGGGCGGCCATCTGGGTGCTGGGGCTTCTGTTGTGGTGGGTTTTCCCCTACGCCACGGAGGCCGTGGTGAACATGGTGCCGCTGGAGGTTGAGCGCCGGTTGGGAGAGGACGTGCGGGATCAGGTCGGCGTGCTGCTGGCCAGAAAGCAGGACGGCAACGTGTCGGAATGCGACAAGGCAGAGGGCGTGGGCATGCTGGACGCGCTTGTCGGCCGCCTCGCGGCTGCGGAGGATTCCCCCTATGCCTTTTCCGTGCGCGTGGTGGATTCCGGCATCGTGAATGCCTTTGCGGCACCGGGCGGGGCCATCCTTGTCACCTCCGGCCTTATCGAGAAGGCGGAGTCGCCGGAAGAGCTGGCAGGCGTGCTGGCCCACGAAATGGGCCACGTGAAGGAACGGCACGGCCTGCGTAGCATGGCCGGAGCCTACGGGCTGCAACTGCTAGCGGTGCTATTTTCAGGCAACAGCAGCAACATGACGGGCGATACCGCGCGCGGCCTTGCCATGTATATGACCACATCGTCCTGGAGCCGTGAGTTCGAAAGGGATGCGGATGCCCATGCCTTTGCGCTGCTCCGCAAGGCGGGCATGAGTGCCGATGGACTCATCGCGTTCTTTCAGCGGCTGGACAAGGAAGCCAAGGAAGATGACAGTTTTCTTCCTTCGTTGGAGCTGCTCAGCTCGCATCCGGCAACGGAGGAGCGCATCGCCATGCTGCAGGCAATGCAGCGGGAGGCGGGGCAGAACACGGACCTCAATGCGGGGCAACGTGGCGAGCTCATGTCATGGGCCCGCTGGCAGTATATCCGGAATATCTGCGACTAG
- a CDS encoding YjgN family protein: MELQNDDVLYAGGASNGQGMPQAAPVQSGGFIFNGGTQEGYRQMVQFTGSGWELFKIWIVNFLLTILTLGIYHFWAKVRVRKYLWAHTVVEGEPLEYTGTGKELFFGFLIVVGVFILYMVAQVLLERIHPGLSALAVLVLMPFWFFATYRAIRYRLTRTRWRGIRFNLSGSAWKYMFVAMGQALLNLITLMLWYPKSRAVISNRIVNNMWYGKRRFWFTGKAKPLYISFLVAVLGVAAFGAAGFILSDLPAALSLLNGNPGEDAAKAFGKAMLVFYGMVFLGSMFSYWFFGVYIRWQVANTRFPDIRLRSVVTGRGLLWLQLSNLLLLICTLGLATPWLVTRAMRYYLNTMEVEGSLDYVHLEQDAQEAPIYGEGFFEAFDVDLAV; this comes from the coding sequence ATGGAATTGCAGAACGACGACGTATTGTATGCGGGGGGCGCATCAAATGGTCAGGGCATGCCGCAGGCTGCGCCCGTGCAAAGTGGGGGATTCATCTTTAACGGCGGTACGCAGGAAGGCTACCGGCAAATGGTGCAGTTCACGGGCAGCGGTTGGGAGCTGTTCAAGATCTGGATCGTCAACTTTCTGCTCACCATTCTGACGCTGGGCATCTACCATTTCTGGGCCAAGGTACGGGTCAGAAAATACCTGTGGGCGCACACCGTGGTGGAAGGTGAACCGCTGGAGTACACCGGAACGGGCAAGGAACTGTTTTTCGGTTTCCTTATCGTGGTCGGGGTTTTCATTCTCTACATGGTGGCGCAGGTGCTTCTTGAGCGCATCCATCCGGGACTTTCCGCGCTTGCGGTGCTGGTGCTCATGCCCTTCTGGTTTTTCGCGACCTACCGCGCCATCCGCTACCGCCTGACGCGCACCCGCTGGCGCGGCATACGCTTCAATCTTTCCGGCAGCGCATGGAAGTACATGTTCGTGGCTATGGGGCAGGCTCTGCTCAACCTGATTACGCTCATGCTCTGGTACCCCAAGTCACGCGCGGTTATCAGCAACCGAATTGTCAACAACATGTGGTACGGCAAGCGGCGCTTCTGGTTCACTGGCAAGGCCAAACCGCTGTACATATCCTTTTTGGTGGCGGTGCTGGGAGTCGCGGCCTTTGGCGCGGCCGGATTCATATTATCTGACCTGCCAGCCGCACTTTCCCTCTTGAACGGCAACCCCGGTGAGGATGCGGCCAAGGCTTTTGGCAAGGCCATGCTCGTGTTCTACGGCATGGTTTTCCTCGGATCGATGTTTTCCTACTGGTTCTTCGGCGTATATATCCGCTGGCAGGTGGCCAACACCCGTTTCCCGGATATCCGGCTCCGCAGCGTGGTGACCGGAAGGGGCCTGCTGTGGCTGCAGCTGAGCAACCTCCTGCTGCTGATTTGCACGCTCGGTCTTGCCACGCCCTGGCTCGTGACCCGGGCCATGCGCTACTATCTGAACACGATGGAAGTGGAGGGCAGCCTCGACTACGTGCACCTCGAGCAGGATGCGCAGGAGGCACCCATATATGGCGAAGGGTTTTTTGAAGCATTTGACGTGGACCTTGCCGTATAG
- the aroE gene encoding shikimate dehydrogenase, protein MTRIPEKLYGIIGHPLGHTMSPALHNWGFERCGIAAAYMAFPTPPEKLADFIAAFRTLPLSGASVTIPHKETVMPLLDGITPLAQTVGAVNTLFWDKGRLMGDNTDITGFLSPLRQHADRIGSALVLGAGGAAKAVLAGLRELGVADVGIANRSQERAVAVAEPFGATVVPWEERTAVKADLIINSTPLGMSGDKVEETPCPQAAFAGRSGIAYDLVYNPLRTRFLAEAEAAGWQTLDGLHMFAAQGMEQFRIWTGVDLPLEDVRERIRSILSL, encoded by the coding sequence ATGACTCGAATTCCTGAGAAGCTCTATGGCATCATCGGGCACCCGCTCGGCCACACCATGAGCCCCGCCCTGCATAACTGGGGGTTTGAACGTTGCGGCATTGCTGCCGCATATATGGCTTTTCCCACGCCGCCGGAAAAACTGGCGGACTTCATCGCCGCCTTCCGCACCTTGCCCCTGTCCGGCGCCAGCGTGACCATTCCGCACAAGGAAACGGTCATGCCCCTGCTGGACGGCATTACCCCGCTGGCACAGACCGTGGGGGCCGTGAACACGCTGTTCTGGGACAAGGGCAGACTGATGGGTGATAATACGGACATCACCGGTTTTCTTTCCCCCCTGCGGCAGCATGCGGACCGGATAGGCAGCGCCCTTGTGCTTGGTGCGGGCGGGGCGGCCAAGGCCGTTCTGGCAGGCCTGCGCGAACTGGGTGTGGCGGATGTCGGCATTGCCAACCGGTCGCAGGAGCGTGCCGTTGCCGTGGCGGAGCCGTTTGGTGCGACCGTGGTGCCGTGGGAAGAGCGTACGGCTGTGAAAGCTGATCTCATCATCAATTCCACGCCGCTGGGCATGAGTGGCGACAAGGTGGAAGAGACGCCCTGTCCGCAGGCCGCCTTTGCCGGACGCAGCGGCATTGCCTATGACCTTGTGTACAATCCCCTGCGCACCCGCTTCCTTGCCGAGGCTGAGGCTGCGGGATGGCAGACGCTGGACGGTCTGCACATGTTTGCCGCACAGGGCATGGAGCAGTTCCGCATCTGGACAGGGGTGGACTTGCCCCTTGAAGACGTACGCGAACGTATCAGGAGCATCCTGTCTCTGTAG
- a CDS encoding DUF1987 domain-containing protein: MSSLKHLQVEATKSSPAIDFNPETHNLSLRGESYPENCSRFYAPVFDWLREYLSVSQNQPMTLEMEIVYFNSSSSKTFMDLFDMLDAAAQAGKSVCVRWRYDEENETALECGEEFQEDVQHINFELVSVAA, from the coding sequence ATGAGTTCCCTGAAGCACTTGCAAGTGGAGGCGACCAAGTCGTCCCCCGCCATAGATTTCAACCCCGAGACACACAACCTGAGCCTGCGGGGAGAGTCGTATCCGGAGAACTGCTCGCGGTTCTATGCCCCAGTGTTTGACTGGCTGCGGGAATACCTGAGCGTATCGCAGAACCAGCCCATGACGCTGGAAATGGAAATCGTCTACTTTAACAGTTCCAGCTCAAAGACCTTCATGGACCTTTTTGACATGCTGGATGCCGCGGCACAGGCGGGCAAATCCGTCTGCGTACGTTGGCGCTATGATGAGGAAAACGAAACGGCGCTTGAATGCGGCGAGGAGTTTCAGGAAGACGTGCAGCATATCAACTTCGAGCTGGTGTCCGTTGCCGCGTGA
- a CDS encoding SiaB family protein kinase: MDVNMLSYHETMSREGVVLYYNGPISQGVVEGVGDMMRRKMVLEENGMLLAQKVFSVLVEQMQNVICYARDICTPTACMGTGQIMVGRSGEQFYVACGNPVSRKREDRIRERIDTVNGMTREELKAYYKEQRRKGPDEDSCGAGLGFIEMARKASRPLQYRFDPIDDDTSFFAVKVHV, from the coding sequence ATGGATGTGAATATGCTTTCCTATCACGAAACCATGAGCCGTGAGGGGGTTGTGTTGTATTACAACGGCCCCATTTCGCAGGGCGTGGTGGAAGGAGTCGGCGACATGATGCGCCGCAAGATGGTGCTTGAGGAGAACGGCATGCTGCTAGCGCAGAAAGTGTTTTCCGTTCTTGTGGAGCAGATGCAGAACGTCATCTGTTACGCACGGGACATATGCACGCCCACAGCCTGCATGGGGACGGGCCAGATCATGGTGGGGCGTAGCGGTGAGCAATTTTATGTGGCCTGTGGAAACCCCGTCAGCCGCAAGCGCGAAGACCGCATACGTGAGCGTATTGATACGGTGAACGGTATGACGCGTGAGGAACTGAAGGCTTATTACAAGGAGCAGCGCCGCAAAGGGCCGGATGAGGATTCCTGCGGGGCGGGCCTCGGCTTTATCGAGATGGCAAGAAAGGCCAGCCGCCCGCTGCAATACCGTTTTGACCCCATAGATGATGACACATCCTTCTTTGCCGTGAAGGTGCATGTTTAA
- a CDS encoding SpoIIE family protein phosphatase, whose product MMNRNKEAAQRVRSPRRCNKGCGLAGIRTVSKMRGILVLSLIACPLALLIAMEGQAHTGMINILAGWIALGFILLMPLSHWLSELLVLRQVRELNGLCEQMKSGNLTPFAELPAEPEGGDPLQSLRCNMFWIGHIIDSRQRALNGAMRNLHTAQEQLVESIEYAGLIQNAFLPSEQTLHELFADHFLIWDQRDAVGGDAYWVKRTQNGFFLAVVDCTGHGVPGAFMTLIVHSLFERLEVNALEGNPAGVVSAMNRSIRQSLAQDRDNPLSDDGMDCAVVYVDTAGGMLHFAGARSSLFVRSAQGDVLEIKGCRCGAGYVRTPEDYEFMNHSLRMEPDSRFYCLTDGLTDQVGGVKHLPFGKSRFKHFISACGALPFVRQKALLEAQFKEYMGREARRDDVTVLGFMVNAR is encoded by the coding sequence ATGATGAACAGAAACAAGGAAGCGGCGCAACGCGTGCGTTCGCCCCGCAGATGCAACAAGGGTTGCGGGCTTGCCGGTATTCGTACCGTGAGCAAGATGCGGGGCATTCTGGTGCTGAGCCTCATTGCCTGCCCGTTGGCTTTGCTTATCGCCATGGAAGGTCAGGCGCATACCGGCATGATCAATATTCTTGCAGGGTGGATCGCACTTGGCTTCATCCTGCTTATGCCGCTTTCGCACTGGCTCTCGGAATTGCTGGTGCTTCGGCAGGTCCGTGAGTTGAACGGGCTGTGCGAGCAGATGAAATCAGGCAATCTCACTCCGTTTGCCGAGCTGCCTGCCGAGCCGGAGGGCGGCGATCCGTTGCAGTCGCTGCGCTGCAACATGTTCTGGATAGGTCATATCATCGACAGCCGCCAGCGGGCTTTGAATGGCGCCATGCGAAATCTGCATACCGCTCAGGAGCAGCTTGTGGAGTCAATCGAATATGCAGGACTTATTCAGAATGCCTTTTTGCCTTCTGAGCAGACCCTGCATGAGCTTTTCGCAGATCATTTTCTCATATGGGATCAACGGGATGCCGTGGGCGGCGATGCCTATTGGGTGAAGCGCACGCAGAACGGTTTCTTCCTTGCCGTTGTGGACTGCACCGGGCACGGCGTTCCCGGGGCGTTCATGACGTTGATCGTGCACTCCCTGTTCGAGCGGCTGGAAGTCAACGCTCTGGAGGGGAATCCCGCCGGTGTCGTCAGCGCCATGAACCGGTCTATCCGGCAGTCCCTGGCACAGGACCGCGACAATCCGCTTTCTGACGACGGCATGGACTGCGCCGTGGTGTATGTGGATACGGCCGGAGGCATGCTGCACTTTGCCGGAGCCCGTAGTTCACTCTTTGTACGCTCTGCTCAGGGAGATGTGCTGGAGATAAAGGGCTGCCGGTGCGGCGCAGGTTATGTCAGAACGCCGGAGGACTATGAATTTATGAATCATTCTCTTCGGATGGAACCGGATAGTCGGTTTTATTGCCTTACGGATGGTTTGACGGATCAGGTGGGCGGTGTGAAGCACCTGCCCTTCGGGAAATCGCGTTTCAAGCATTTCATCAGTGCTTGCGGGGCGTTGCCTTTTGTACGGCAAAAGGCCCTGCTGGAGGCGCAATTCAAGGAATACATGGGCCGTGAAGCCCGTCGGGACGACGTGACCGTGCTCGGCTTCATGGTGAACGCAAGGTAA
- a CDS encoding GGDEF domain-containing protein yields MYQKEEESIERAEEYLTSELAGTEAEAPFAALLDVARKLLRQSRRLVTMGDRMQGQLSSLNDELTHMARTDALTGLDNRRHFMDVARKEFSRARRTDTPLSLLLLDADHFKSINDTWGHDVGDKVLREIAEVLKSSIRAHDTAARFGGEEFVVLLPETGCREAAIISERIRASVERRLLTVDGRNVQVTLSVGSTTASSWDSEMDIEVILKRADVALYAAKKNGRNRVERYPGPECGSVCSSPVAVRPCH; encoded by the coding sequence ATGTATCAGAAAGAAGAAGAAAGCATAGAACGGGCAGAGGAATATCTGACCTCGGAGCTTGCCGGAACGGAAGCTGAAGCGCCCTTTGCAGCGTTGCTGGACGTCGCCCGCAAGCTGTTGCGTCAGTCGCGCAGGCTGGTGACCATGGGCGACCGTATGCAGGGGCAGCTCAGTTCGCTGAACGATGAATTGACCCACATGGCCAGAACGGATGCCTTAACAGGGCTGGATAACCGTCGCCATTTCATGGACGTGGCCCGCAAGGAATTCTCCCGTGCGAGAAGGACGGATACGCCCCTGTCGCTCCTGTTGCTGGATGCGGACCATTTTAAATCCATTAACGATACCTGGGGGCATGATGTGGGTGACAAGGTGCTTCGGGAGATAGCCGAAGTGCTGAAATCCTCAATTCGTGCCCACGATACGGCTGCCCGCTTTGGCGGGGAAGAGTTCGTGGTGCTGTTGCCGGAAACCGGTTGTAGGGAGGCTGCGATTATATCCGAGCGTATTCGTGCCTCCGTGGAGCGGCGCTTGCTTACGGTTGACGGGCGTAATGTGCAGGTGACGCTTTCCGTGGGCAGCACTACCGCCTCGTCTTGGGACAGCGAGATGGATATAGAAGTGATTCTCAAACGGGCGGATGTGGCGCTGTATGCCGCCAAGAAGAACGGGCGTAACCGGGTGGAACGGTATCCCGGACCGGAATGCGGTTCCGTTTGTTCCTCTCCGGTTGCCGTACGTCCCTGTCACTAG
- the hisG gene encoding ATP phosphoribosyltransferase codes for MSQNENNQRQIKLGIPKGSLQDSTLNLFERCGWKVRQHHRNYFPEINDPDITCRLCRVQEIPHYIQDGILDVGLTGKDWLLETGADVHVVSDLVYSKVSNRPARWVLAVAGDSPYQKPEDLAGKRIATELLGVTKKYFADLGIPVDVFYSWGATEAKVVEGLADAIVEVTETGTTIRAHGLRIIDDVLVTNTQLIANKKTWEDPWKRKKIQQIDLLLQGALRADDLVGLKMNVPGDKQEDILSLLPSLNSPTVSQLKDSHWLAVEIVVDRRIVRDLIPQLVDAGAEGIIEYSLNKIV; via the coding sequence ATGTCCCAGAACGAAAACAACCAGCGTCAGATCAAGCTCGGCATTCCCAAGGGCTCCCTGCAGGACTCCACCCTCAATCTCTTCGAGCGCTGCGGCTGGAAGGTGCGCCAGCACCACCGCAACTATTTCCCCGAAATCAATGATCCCGACATCACCTGCCGCCTGTGCCGCGTGCAGGAGATTCCCCACTATATTCAGGACGGCATTCTGGACGTTGGCCTCACCGGCAAGGACTGGCTGCTGGAAACCGGTGCGGACGTGCATGTGGTCTCCGACCTCGTGTACTCCAAGGTTTCCAACCGTCCCGCACGCTGGGTGCTGGCCGTGGCGGGCGACTCCCCCTACCAGAAGCCGGAAGACCTTGCCGGTAAGCGCATTGCCACCGAACTGCTCGGTGTGACCAAGAAATACTTCGCCGATCTGGGCATTCCTGTGGACGTATTCTACTCCTGGGGCGCAACCGAGGCCAAGGTGGTGGAAGGCCTTGCCGACGCCATCGTGGAAGTGACGGAAACCGGCACCACCATCCGTGCCCACGGCCTGCGCATCATTGACGACGTGCTGGTGACCAACACCCAGCTCATCGCCAACAAGAAGACGTGGGAAGACCCGTGGAAGCGCAAGAAGATTCAGCAGATCGACCTGCTGCTGCAGGGCGCGCTGCGTGCAGACGACCTTGTGGGCCTGAAGATGAACGTACCCGGCGACAAGCAGGAAGACATTCTCTCCCTCCTGCCTTCGCTGAATTCGCCCACGGTGTCACAGCTCAAGGATTCCCACTGGCTTGCCGTGGAAATCGTTGTGGACCGCCGCATCGTGCGTGACCTGATTCCCCAGCTCGTGGACGCGGGCGCGGAAGGCATCATCGAATACTCGCTGAATAAGATCGTGTAG
- the hisI gene encoding phosphoribosyl-AMP cyclohydrolase yields MAATNPDGSPVIAPDFAPDFAKGGGLLPAIAQDHATGEVLMMAYMNEESWNKTLETGEAHYWSRSRGTLWHKGGTSGHTQHIKAVRLDCDSDTILLLVDQIGGAACHKGYRSCFYRERKDGNVSICSPLVFDPKEVYK; encoded by the coding sequence ATGGCAGCAACAAATCCTGATGGTTCCCCTGTTATTGCCCCGGACTTCGCCCCCGACTTCGCTAAGGGCGGAGGACTTCTTCCCGCCATCGCACAGGACCACGCCACCGGCGAGGTGCTGATGATGGCTTACATGAACGAAGAATCCTGGAACAAGACTCTGGAAACCGGCGAAGCCCATTACTGGAGCCGCAGCCGTGGCACCCTGTGGCATAAGGGCGGGACGTCAGGCCATACCCAACATATCAAGGCCGTCCGCCTTGACTGCGACAGCGATACCATTCTGCTGCTCGTGGACCAGATTGGCGGTGCGGCCTGTCACAAAGGGTATAGAAGCTGTTTTTATCGTGAACGCAAGGATGGCAACGTGTCCATCTGCTCACCCCTCGTATTCGACCCCAAGGAGGTCTATAAATAA
- the tsaA gene encoding tRNA (N6-threonylcarbamoyladenosine(37)-N6)-methyltransferase TrmO, giving the protein MDREFQIIGTVSSSLKRLEECPKQGDEGAPEAWVEIDEAFVAGLESLVEGQNVTLLTWMHLADRDVLSVYPRGDGTRAKRGVFNTRSPARPNPVGMHEVRILEIKRNLLRVFPLEVVDGTPVIDIKSEFAQRKGEQDIRTAWGGGIPSREADILRDICLRAWKRRLLSGFNGNVSMRIGENCLITCTGSAKGNLKPGDLALMSISTGEVLAGGKPSSEAGMHLEIYRHQPEAQAVVHTHPPKLLALGVRVPVQDMLRLPIFESDLIRAKFTSIPDNAPGTQELANDAGLAAKHHEGIYLERHGLACWGPDPAWALALSEEIEHLAGIHLDVLVKE; this is encoded by the coding sequence ATGGACAGGGAATTTCAGATTATCGGTACGGTCAGTTCGTCGCTGAAGCGTCTTGAGGAATGCCCCAAGCAGGGGGACGAGGGCGCGCCCGAAGCGTGGGTTGAGATTGATGAAGCCTTTGTGGCCGGACTGGAGTCCCTTGTGGAAGGGCAGAATGTTACCCTGCTGACATGGATGCACCTTGCAGACCGCGATGTGCTGTCCGTGTACCCGCGCGGTGACGGAACCCGTGCCAAGCGGGGCGTGTTCAATACCCGTTCGCCTGCCCGCCCCAATCCTGTCGGCATGCACGAAGTGCGTATCCTCGAGATCAAGCGCAACCTGCTGCGTGTGTTTCCGCTGGAAGTCGTAGACGGCACCCCCGTCATCGACATCAAATCGGAGTTCGCCCAGCGTAAAGGGGAGCAGGACATACGCACGGCATGGGGCGGCGGTATCCCTTCCCGCGAGGCGGACATCCTGCGCGATATCTGCCTGCGTGCGTGGAAGCGCCGTTTGCTTTCCGGCTTCAACGGCAATGTGTCCATGCGTATTGGCGAGAACTGCCTTATCACCTGCACAGGCTCCGCCAAGGGCAATCTCAAGCCGGGCGACCTTGCGCTCATGAGCATCAGCACCGGCGAGGTGCTGGCTGGCGGCAAGCCCTCTTCTGAGGCGGGCATGCATCTGGAAATCTACCGCCATCAGCCGGAAGCGCAGGCCGTGGTGCACACGCATCCGCCCAAGCTGCTGGCGCTGGGCGTACGTGTGCCCGTGCAGGATATGCTGCGTCTTCCCATCTTCGAATCCGACCTTATCCGCGCCAAGTTCACCAGCATTCCGGACAACGCGCCCGGAACGCAGGAACTGGCAAATGACGCGGGGCTTGCGGCCAAACATCATGAAGGCATCTATCTTGAGCGCCACGGCCTTGCCTGCTGGGGGCCGGACCCCGCATGGGCACTGGCTCTCAGCGAAGAGATCGAGCATCTTGCAGGCATTCACCTTGACGTTCTTGTCAAGGAATAG